A genomic window from Salinicoccus sp. RF5 includes:
- a CDS encoding ABC transporter substrate-binding protein: MKTRLVLMVLLIGVLSACSSFRETGVSEDGSVRQIMTEHTEEIEIPAEPERVVLLRPIDAGNASLLGGNVAGVVDAVRDTRLAEEVLEEDVAYLEHGDIEALKALDPDLIITFTPDDHLFEYQEIAPTVQINYSTAAFSPFRDRLYLAHLYNLGVILNRQEEAETLGDEWMEETTRLQREVGGLTADRKALVLVEGPDSYYIYGRHSAFGTEAVYDVLGFQMDEDLEEALEDGPVEVSIDDLDGYEADHVFVNTKQQDDGLDTEIAQVMGIDEENVIMQDYDDYRLNDLISIEMQAEDIIERIKP, encoded by the coding sequence ATGAAAACAAGACTTGTACTGATGGTGCTGCTCATTGGCGTCCTGTCGGCATGCAGCAGCTTCAGGGAAACCGGTGTCTCGGAAGATGGCTCAGTGCGGCAGATCATGACGGAGCATACGGAAGAGATAGAAATACCGGCCGAACCGGAGCGCGTGGTACTGCTCCGGCCGATAGATGCCGGCAATGCCAGCCTCCTCGGAGGCAATGTAGCGGGGGTGGTCGATGCCGTAAGGGATACGCGTCTGGCCGAAGAAGTCCTGGAGGAGGATGTGGCATACTTGGAGCATGGTGACATCGAGGCGCTGAAGGCGCTCGATCCCGACCTGATCATCACGTTCACTCCGGATGACCACCTTTTTGAATACCAGGAAATCGCTCCGACTGTGCAGATCAACTACAGCACCGCCGCATTCAGCCCCTTCAGGGACAGGCTGTATCTGGCACACCTCTATAATCTTGGTGTGATACTGAACAGGCAGGAGGAAGCGGAGACGCTCGGGGATGAATGGATGGAGGAGACGACCCGTCTGCAGCGTGAAGTGGGCGGTTTGACGGCGGACAGGAAAGCACTGGTACTCGTGGAAGGGCCGGATTCATATTACATATATGGCAGGCATTCGGCGTTCGGCACGGAAGCGGTGTATGATGTCCTTGGCTTCCAGATGGATGAAGACCTTGAAGAAGCGCTTGAAGATGGACCGGTGGAGGTTTCGATCGACGACCTTGACGGCTACGAGGCCGATCATGTCTTCGTCAATACCAAGCAACAGGATGATGGATTGGATACAGAGATCGCCCAGGTGATGGGCATCGATGAAGAAAATGTCATCATGCAGGATTATGACGATTACCGCCTGAACGATCTGATTTCGATTGAAATGCAGGCGGAAGATATAATAGAACGCATCAAACCGTAA
- a CDS encoding ABC transporter ATP-binding protein yields MDKGKRDEKASFNDFMGLLKRTELNRGLFATGIILTLVGTIGSLIVPLLTQSFIDGYSPEVFSTGLIALIIMVFVLSAVLDGIAYYILAKIGQTIILKLRENVWDKFLRLPIGYFDQTKSGESVSRVVNDTAIIKDLITRHFPQLISGIVSVIGAVVILFILDWRMSLIMFIAVPVSIVIILPLGRRMSRISRALQDETAAFTGLIQETLSEMRLVKSFNGEAFERQKGRQGIRTLYGYGMKEAAINAFLSPIMSTVMMFVIILIIAYGGLRVSEGTLTIGTMVAFLLYLFQIIMPMTMFAMFFTEYNKALGATERLILILGKEEEQGGATAFDQPLDFNVLEFEDVSFGYDPENKVLHHVDFTARNSEKVAFVGPSGSGKSTIFALIERYYDIDAGRIMVDGIDIRDIPLSLLRRHIGYVAQESAIISGTIRDNITYGLTSDEYTEADVELAVRRSYSHEFIGALEEGLDTEVGERGIKLSGGQRQRIGIARAFLKNPKLLMLDEATASLDSRSERFVQEALDDLMEGRTVLVIAHRLSTVINSDRIFFLDNGHITGEGTHQELMADHAMYRIFTEQQFG; encoded by the coding sequence ATGGATAAAGGCAAGAGGGACGAAAAAGCATCGTTCAATGATTTCATGGGTCTGCTGAAGCGGACGGAACTGAATCGCGGATTGTTTGCGACGGGCATCATACTGACCCTGGTGGGGACGATCGGTTCGCTGATCGTTCCGCTTTTGACGCAGAGTTTCATAGACGGCTACAGTCCTGAAGTGTTCTCGACAGGACTTATTGCGCTGATCATCATGGTATTTGTGCTCAGCGCCGTCCTGGACGGGATCGCCTACTACATACTGGCGAAGATCGGCCAGACGATCATACTGAAGTTGAGGGAGAACGTATGGGACAAGTTCCTGAGGCTGCCGATCGGATACTTCGATCAGACGAAGAGCGGTGAATCGGTCAGCCGGGTGGTCAATGACACCGCCATCATCAAAGACCTGATCACCCGACACTTCCCGCAGCTGATCAGCGGAATCGTCTCCGTCATCGGGGCGGTGGTGATCCTGTTCATCCTCGACTGGCGCATGTCGCTGATCATGTTCATCGCGGTGCCGGTCTCGATCGTCATCATCCTCCCGCTCGGCAGGCGGATGAGCCGGATTTCGCGGGCGCTGCAGGATGAGACCGCAGCATTCACCGGCCTCATCCAGGAGACGCTCAGCGAGATGCGTCTCGTGAAGTCTTTCAATGGGGAGGCATTCGAACGGCAGAAGGGCAGGCAGGGGATACGCACCCTCTACGGATATGGAATGAAGGAGGCGGCGATCAACGCCTTCCTATCACCGATCATGAGCACCGTCATGATGTTTGTCATCATACTGATCATCGCGTACGGTGGACTCAGGGTTTCGGAGGGGACGCTTACGATCGGCACGATGGTGGCCTTTCTGCTCTACCTGTTCCAGATCATCATGCCGATGACGATGTTCGCCATGTTCTTTACGGAATACAACAAGGCGCTCGGCGCCACGGAACGCCTCATACTGATCCTCGGCAAAGAGGAGGAGCAGGGCGGGGCTACGGCATTCGACCAGCCGCTTGATTTCAATGTGCTTGAGTTTGAGGATGTCTCATTCGGCTATGACCCTGAAAATAAAGTGCTGCATCACGTCGATTTCACAGCACGGAACAGTGAAAAGGTTGCATTCGTCGGCCCGAGCGGCAGCGGAAAGTCGACCATATTCGCATTGATCGAGCGGTATTATGATATTGATGCCGGCCGGATCATGGTGGATGGCATCGACATACGGGATATCCCGCTTTCCCTGCTGCGGCGGCACATCGGCTATGTGGCCCAGGAGAGTGCCATCATTTCCGGAACGATCCGTGACAACATCACCTATGGCCTGACATCCGATGAATATACGGAGGCGGACGTCGAGCTGGCAGTCAGACGCTCCTATTCGCATGAATTCATCGGCGCCCTTGAAGAGGGGCTCGATACGGAGGTAGGGGAGCGCGGCATCAAGCTCTCAGGCGGCCAGCGCCAGCGCATCGGCATTGCGCGTGCCTTCCTGAAGAACCCGAAGTTGCTGATGCTTGATGAGGCGACGGCAAGCCTCGATTCGAGGTCCGAGCGGTTCGTGCAGGAGGCGCTGGACGACCTGATGGAGGGCCGGACGGTGCTCGTCATCGCCCACAGGCTGTCGACGGTCATCAATTCCGACCGGATATTCTTTCTCGACAACGGCCACATCACCGGTGAAGGCACGCATCAGGAACTGATGGCAGATCATGCAATGTACCGGATTTTTACGGAACAACAATTTGGATAA
- a CDS encoding VanZ family protein, which translates to MRQLYEAFQPVIPVFILLFILVIAMTLIIHRKSGYRLDTMRKRMDFLLYLGLMMTIIGILLLTLLPSSNPEKVTQFIPFYSIIDTFEYATDYAIINSIGMNILLFVPLGMFLYIFTKSEFLTTVLACLFSIFIEFLQYVLPIGRISNVDDVILNTVGGIIGMILGLIFSKLGIVYYFFGAGKGNNKD; encoded by the coding sequence ATGCGTCAATTATATGAAGCGTTTCAGCCGGTCATCCCGGTGTTCATACTGTTATTTATACTGGTCATCGCGATGACCCTCATCATACACAGGAAGTCCGGCTATCGGCTCGACACCATGAGGAAGCGGATGGATTTCCTCCTCTATCTTGGACTGATGATGACGATCATCGGCATTCTGCTGCTCACGCTGCTGCCGAGTTCGAATCCCGAGAAGGTGACCCAGTTCATCCCGTTCTACAGCATCATCGACACGTTCGAGTATGCGACGGACTATGCAATCATCAATTCGATAGGGATGAACATCCTCCTGTTCGTGCCGCTCGGTATGTTCCTGTACATTTTTACAAAGAGCGAATTCCTGACGACGGTGCTCGCCTGCCTGTTCTCGATCTTCATAGAGTTCCTGCAGTATGTGCTGCCGATCGGCAGAATATCCAATGTCGACGATGTCATCTTGAACACGGTGGGCGGCATCATCGGCATGATCCTCGGTCTCATATTCTCAAAATTGGGAATTGTTTATTATTTCTTTGGAGCGGGTAAGGGAAATAATAAGGATTAG
- a CDS encoding thiamine-binding protein, with protein sequence MNYIMSVQLLPHHPESNDLYSHVGGAIEIIEESGLTHFVGPMETTVEGSIDELMNLIKKLNSHLASEGCDKVISNIKLIQSEEAIKIKDILSDYYEFDDE encoded by the coding sequence ATGAACTATATTATGAGTGTGCAGCTACTTCCTCACCATCCGGAGTCGAATGATCTCTATAGTCATGTGGGCGGTGCGATTGAAATCATTGAAGAAAGCGGCCTGACGCATTTCGTCGGACCGATGGAAACGACGGTTGAAGGCAGCATCGACGAACTGATGAACCTGATCAAGAAATTGAACAGTCATCTTGCGAGCGAAGGATGCGACAAGGTCATATCGAACATTAAACTGATCCAGTCCGAAGAGGCAATCAAGATCAAGGACATCCTGTCTGATTACTACGAGTTCGATGATGAATAA
- a CDS encoding DUF779 domain-containing protein — MEQLKAVDATEAARSLIRELKEEHGNLIFHQSGGCCDGSSPMCLKEGTMIIGDADVKLGEVEGVPFYMHHRQYEYWKHTRLTLDVVDGIGGMFSVEGPRGVRFHIRSEPIK; from the coding sequence ATGGAACAATTGAAGGCCGTTGACGCGACAGAAGCGGCCAGGTCCCTTATACGGGAGCTCAAGGAGGAACACGGAAATCTCATCTTCCACCAATCCGGCGGCTGCTGCGATGGCTCCAGCCCCATGTGCCTGAAGGAAGGCACCATGATCATCGGTGATGCGGATGTGAAGCTCGGGGAAGTCGAAGGCGTCCCCTTCTACATGCATCACCGCCAGTACGAATACTGGAAGCATACACGCCTCACCCTCGATGTCGTCGACGGCATCGGCGGCATGTTCAGTGTGGAGGGACCCCGTGGCGTCCGCTTCCATATACGGAGTGAACCCATCAAATAG
- the nagA gene encoding N-acetylglucosamine-6-phosphate deacetylase: MRLLIKNACLTTHEERLEDHWLLCTDGRIEDFGPMESCPDVGEVVDAKGMNVLPGAIEMHIHGADGVDAMDADMEYIEKISAHLPGTGSTSFLATTMTAPLEDIERALMNLADYRYVAGARMLGIHQEGPFISKKHPGAQDPKHILVPDREAIHHLQDISGNQIRLITYAPEEDDGEFLDALKALDIIPSAGHTDATFETLKQAQALGLSHVTHLYNGMRGLHHREPGTVGFSYMSDAYVELISDGIHSTPEMVKLAFDVITPDRLVMITDAMRAQGLPDGEYDLGGQTVHVAGKEARLADGTLAGSVLTMKQAVRNMREFTGCGWTDIVRMSAYNPAVELGLTDSKGVIRKGADADLVIYDEDADLKHTIIDGKMYF; encoded by the coding sequence ATGCGGCTCCTGATTAAAAATGCATGCCTGACAACACATGAAGAGAGGCTTGAGGACCATTGGCTGCTGTGCACCGATGGCAGGATTGAAGATTTCGGCCCGATGGAAAGCTGTCCAGACGTCGGGGAGGTTGTCGATGCCAAAGGGATGAATGTACTGCCCGGTGCCATAGAGATGCACATCCATGGTGCAGACGGGGTGGACGCCATGGATGCAGACATGGAATATATAGAAAAGATTTCGGCACACCTGCCGGGAACCGGTTCGACTTCCTTCCTTGCCACCACAATGACTGCGCCGCTTGAGGACATCGAGCGGGCCCTCATGAACCTTGCAGACTATAGATATGTCGCCGGTGCCAGAATGCTCGGCATCCATCAGGAGGGGCCCTTCATTTCAAAGAAGCATCCTGGCGCCCAGGACCCAAAACATATACTTGTTCCGGACAGGGAAGCCATCCATCATCTGCAGGATATTTCCGGAAATCAGATCCGCCTGATCACCTATGCCCCCGAAGAAGATGACGGGGAATTCCTCGATGCATTGAAGGCGCTCGACATCATCCCTTCCGCTGGCCATACCGACGCTACATTTGAAACCTTGAAGCAGGCCCAGGCACTCGGCCTCTCCCATGTGACCCACCTATACAATGGCATGCGCGGGCTTCATCACCGTGAACCCGGCACCGTCGGATTCTCCTACATGTCGGACGCCTATGTGGAACTGATATCAGATGGCATCCATTCGACTCCAGAAATGGTGAAGCTTGCATTCGATGTCATCACCCCCGACCGCCTCGTCATGATCACCGATGCCATGCGGGCCCAGGGGCTGCCTGATGGCGAATATGACCTCGGCGGCCAGACCGTCCATGTGGCCGGAAAAGAAGCCAGGCTCGCTGACGGCACACTTGCGGGCAGCGTACTCACCATGAAGCAGGCCGTCAGGAACATGCGTGAATTCACAGGTTGCGGATGGACCGACATCGTCAGGATGAGCGCCTACAATCCGGCAGTCGAACTCGGCCTAACCGATTCAAAAGGTGTCATCAGGAAAGGCGCCGATGCCGACCTTGTCATCTACGATGAGGATGCCGACCTGAAGCACACCATCATTGACGGAAAGATGTATTTCTAA
- a CDS encoding M23 family metallopeptidase, with product MAQDRVFPEEFGYHFSNGNFEQIYRQTVQDFQLQMDMETFREAAADFSRNAGSFELKHSNQLEPGIRRYQWVDTGDARMITVAYDSAGDIIGIQFDIYEQFTSDREVTINTYRLPFEGEWFVLWGGNDAFLNYHYPYEHQRYAYDFIRKVDGSAFEGDAEMLESYHAFGSSIVAPRGGEVVKVVDDAEDNLPHYPNMSAPEGNHIIISHGYNEYSLLAHLRKHSVTVKAGDTVETGERIAQCGNSGASDTPHLHFHVMDGVDPYTSKSIRIQFSPSGEPRQGDRVWGRSGQ from the coding sequence ATGGCACAGGACAGAGTATTCCCGGAGGAATTCGGATACCATTTTTCCAATGGGAACTTTGAACAGATATACAGACAGACGGTGCAGGATTTCCAGCTCCAGATGGATATGGAGACATTCCGGGAAGCCGCCGCTGATTTCAGCCGCAACGCCGGCAGCTTCGAACTGAAGCATTCGAACCAGCTTGAGCCGGGGATCAGGAGATACCAGTGGGTGGACACGGGCGACGCCAGGATGATCACCGTCGCCTACGACAGTGCAGGGGACATCATCGGCATCCAGTTCGACATCTATGAACAGTTCACTTCCGACCGGGAAGTGACGATAAACACGTACCGTCTGCCCTTTGAAGGAGAATGGTTTGTACTTTGGGGCGGGAACGACGCATTCCTGAACTACCACTATCCATATGAGCATCAGCGGTATGCCTATGACTTCATCCGCAAAGTGGACGGCTCGGCATTCGAAGGGGACGCGGAGATGCTCGAGTCCTACCATGCATTCGGCTCGAGCATCGTTGCCCCAAGAGGTGGGGAAGTCGTGAAGGTGGTGGATGATGCGGAGGACAACCTGCCGCACTACCCGAACATGTCGGCACCTGAAGGCAACCATATCATCATATCCCACGGCTACAATGAATATTCTCTGCTTGCCCACCTGAGGAAGCATTCGGTCACGGTGAAGGCAGGGGATACGGTGGAGACAGGGGAGCGCATTGCACAATGCGGCAACAGCGGCGCCTCCGATACACCGCACCTCCATTTCCATGTGATGGATGGCGTTGATCCCTATACTTCGAAGTCCATACGCATCCAGTTTTCCCCTTCCGGCGAACCAAGACAGGGAGACCGGGTCTGGGGCAGAAGCGGCCAATGA
- a CDS encoding metallophosphoesterase, translated as MMKIAFVSDIHGNATALEAVLADIEKKKADKIVVMGDISYRGPEPKKSLDLVRNLNTAVIKGNADEWLHRGIKDGEVPDQVLDTMRGEREWAVGQLSDENMEYLRNLPSEVTVDLTDKIKVHCFHATPESLFEVVKPTESDKALEEKLMQNQEADIYLYGHIHLPYVRYINGKCVANLGSVGLPFDGLNHASYLMAEGDKEQFNIGIQRVQYDVEKVKKQLEEKDYPNLGFLTGVIERGSLPQ; from the coding sequence ATGATGAAAATTGCATTTGTTTCGGATATACATGGAAATGCAACTGCGCTCGAAGCAGTGCTGGCAGACATTGAAAAGAAGAAGGCAGATAAGATTGTAGTAATGGGCGATATTTCCTACCGTGGCCCGGAACCGAAGAAATCACTCGACCTGGTCAGGAATTTGAATACGGCAGTCATAAAGGGCAATGCAGATGAATGGCTCCACCGTGGAATAAAGGATGGAGAAGTTCCGGATCAGGTTTTGGATACCATGAGAGGAGAACGGGAATGGGCGGTCGGCCAGTTATCAGATGAGAATATGGAATATTTAAGAAACCTTCCATCAGAAGTGACTGTTGATCTGACAGATAAGATTAAAGTACATTGCTTCCATGCCACACCGGAAAGTCTCTTTGAGGTTGTCAAACCGACAGAATCAGATAAGGCACTGGAAGAGAAGCTGATGCAGAACCAGGAAGCGGATATCTACTTATATGGTCACATCCATCTTCCATATGTCCGTTATATCAATGGAAAATGTGTGGCTAACTTAGGAAGTGTCGGATTGCCGTTCGATGGTTTGAACCATGCTTCCTACCTTATGGCGGAAGGGGATAAAGAGCAGTTCAATATAGGTATTCAACGTGTACAATACGATGTAGAAAAAGTTAAAAAGCAATTGGAAGAGAAAGATTATCCGAACCTCGGATTTCTGACTGGCGTAATCGAACGCGGTTCGTTGCCACAGTAA
- a CDS encoding aldehyde dehydrogenase family protein: MVYEFPHKENAQYKIKEQYENFIGGEWVPPVNGKYFDNESPVIGKVVSRVPRSTKEDIDKAVEAAHKAQEEWGKTSPTERSNILLRIADRIEQNLEELAVLETFENGKAVRETLNADLPLVVDHYRYFAGAIRAQEGGISQLDEDTVAYHFHEPLGVVGQIIPWNFPLLMATWKLAPALAAGNSVVLKPAEQTPSTILHLMELISDILPKGVVNVVNGFGSEAGQALATHDKINKLAFTGETTTGRIIMQNASQNIIPVTLELGGKSPNIFAKDVMDADDGFLDKAIEGLVMFALNQGEVCTCPSRALIHEDIFDEFMKRVIERVEQIKVGNPFDENTMMGAQTSKEQKEKISSYLDIGRKEGAEVLTGGSIKKVDGEIEGGYYFEPTIFKGDNKMRIFQEEIFGPVLAVATYKDDDEAIAIANDTLYGLGAGVWTRSQNKAYRFGRAIQAGRVWVNTYHDYPAHAAFGGYKMSGIGRENHLMMLSHYQQTKNMLVSYGESPKGFF; the protein is encoded by the coding sequence ATGGTATATGAGTTTCCACATAAAGAGAATGCACAATACAAAATCAAGGAACAGTATGAGAACTTCATCGGCGGGGAATGGGTGCCGCCGGTAAACGGAAAGTATTTCGACAACGAATCTCCGGTCATCGGCAAAGTCGTCTCAAGAGTACCGCGTTCCACAAAGGAGGATATCGATAAGGCGGTCGAAGCTGCCCATAAGGCCCAGGAGGAATGGGGAAAGACCTCCCCGACCGAGAGGAGCAACATCCTGCTCAGGATTGCGGACCGCATCGAGCAGAACCTCGAAGAACTTGCCGTACTTGAAACTTTCGAGAACGGCAAGGCCGTCAGGGAGACGTTGAACGCCGACCTGCCGCTCGTCGTCGACCACTACAGATATTTCGCCGGCGCCATCCGCGCCCAGGAAGGCGGCATATCTCAGCTTGATGAGGACACCGTGGCCTATCACTTCCACGAGCCGCTGGGTGTCGTGGGACAAATCATCCCATGGAACTTCCCGCTTCTGATGGCGACATGGAAGCTTGCACCGGCGCTTGCTGCTGGAAACTCCGTCGTACTCAAACCGGCAGAGCAGACACCATCGACGATCCTGCACCTGATGGAGCTCATCAGCGACATCCTTCCGAAAGGCGTCGTCAATGTGGTGAATGGATTCGGTTCCGAAGCCGGCCAGGCACTTGCGACACATGACAAGATCAACAAGCTCGCCTTCACAGGAGAGACGACTACGGGACGCATCATCATGCAGAACGCCAGCCAGAACATCATTCCGGTCACACTGGAGCTTGGCGGGAAGTCCCCGAACATCTTTGCCAAGGATGTCATGGACGCAGATGATGGATTCCTCGATAAGGCGATTGAAGGCCTCGTGATGTTCGCGCTCAACCAGGGTGAAGTATGTACCTGCCCTTCACGCGCATTGATCCACGAAGATATATTCGACGAATTCATGAAACGCGTCATCGAGCGGGTCGAGCAGATCAAGGTCGGCAACCCGTTCGACGAAAATACCATGATGGGTGCGCAGACTTCCAAGGAACAGAAGGAGAAGATCAGCTCCTATCTTGACATCGGCAGGAAAGAAGGTGCTGAGGTGCTGACAGGCGGCAGCATCAAGAAAGTCGATGGAGAGATCGAAGGCGGCTACTATTTCGAGCCGACCATCTTCAAGGGTGACAATAAGATGCGTATTTTCCAGGAAGAGATTTTCGGACCTGTCCTTGCTGTCGCAACATACAAGGACGATGACGAAGCGATCGCCATTGCCAACGATACGCTGTATGGCCTCGGCGCGGGCGTATGGACCCGCTCCCAGAACAAGGCATACAGGTTCGGGCGTGCCATCCAGGCAGGCCGTGTATGGGTGAACACCTATCACGACTACCCTGCCCACGCTGCATTCGGCGGTTATAAGATGAGCGGCATCGGCCGTGAAAACCACCTGATGATGCTCAGTCATTATCAGCAGACGAAGAATATGCTCGTCAGCTACGGCGAGTCTCCAAAAGGATTCTTCTAA
- a CDS encoding DNA-3-methyladenine glycosylase, with protein sequence MMIRANGPFDYGLAYDFMDQQDDCLYQTEAGTVRKAVVLEGARVLFEVSEGPEDNSVEVAILMNEGVPESLVKDYVTEWFDLEYDLDAFYRFARGDDRLSPVVETLHGYRMNCTVNMMEGLLWSVLGQQINMRFAFTLKRSLIEHFGHHIEFEGERYWLMPEAREFLSLDAESMRSMQVSYRKAEYIHRCAAGIEEGTLSKAHLERMADYETALAHLTSFKGIGPWSANSVLMRTLKFRNAVPVGDAGLKNAIRMTDDLEEKPDRAYIQSVTDTWGGYGAYATLYMWRVLG encoded by the coding sequence ATGATGATCAGGGCGAACGGGCCTTTCGATTATGGATTGGCCTATGACTTCATGGACCAACAGGATGACTGCCTTTACCAGACAGAGGCGGGCACCGTCAGGAAAGCAGTGGTGCTTGAGGGGGCGCGTGTGCTGTTTGAGGTTTCGGAAGGACCGGAGGACAACTCGGTGGAAGTGGCCATCCTCATGAATGAAGGAGTGCCGGAATCCCTCGTCAAGGACTATGTCACGGAATGGTTCGACCTTGAATATGATCTTGATGCCTTCTACCGCTTTGCCCGTGGGGACGATCGCCTCAGTCCTGTTGTGGAAACTCTGCACGGCTACCGCATGAACTGCACCGTAAATATGATGGAGGGGCTGCTCTGGTCGGTACTCGGGCAGCAGATCAACATGCGGTTTGCCTTCACATTGAAAAGGAGTCTCATCGAACACTTCGGCCACCATATTGAGTTTGAAGGGGAGCGGTATTGGCTGATGCCTGAAGCCCGGGAATTCCTGTCACTGGATGCGGAATCGATGCGCAGCATGCAGGTGTCCTATAGGAAAGCCGAATATATCCACCGCTGTGCCGCGGGCATCGAGGAAGGGACACTCTCAAAGGCGCATTTGGAACGGATGGCGGACTATGAGACGGCGCTTGCCCATCTTACAAGCTTCAAAGGCATAGGACCATGGAGTGCCAATTCGGTATTGATGCGTACCCTGAAATTCAGGAATGCCGTTCCGGTAGGGGACGCAGGCTTGAAGAATGCGATCCGGATGACGGATGACCTCGAGGAGAAGCCGGACCGGGCATACATCCAGTCGGTTACAGACACGTGGGGTGGTTATGGTGCCTACGCCACGCTCTACATGTGGCGTGTACTCGGCTAA
- a CDS encoding BCCT family transporter gives MKKFRLMDWPTFIASLLILLSVVVPLIVFPEASRNTILQLNEWVTTGLGAVYLAVGLAVFFFVLYIAFGKYGQVTLGKESDEPEFGTFSWAAMLFCAGIGSSILYWGVIEWVYYYQAPPFHLDPASEEAINYATTYGIFHWGPIAWAIYVLPALPIAYSLYVKKRPILKISLACEPILGKYTTRWPGKLIDVLFIFGLLGGAGTTLGLATPMIAAGMESLFGIDGEGAALRLGILIAATVIFAVSSYSGLKRGIKVLSDINLWLTFILLGFVFIVGPTVFIMETTVSSVGLMIKDFFRMATWLEPFGGYGDVPETSFPQSWTVFYWAWWLVYAPFVGLFIARISKGRRLKEVVLGTLLYGTLGCALFFGILGNYGLWLELSGTFSVTEVLNNQSGEAAIMAVIGQLPFGKLTTAVFVLTALIYLATTFDSGSYILSATTQTEVDGEPYRWNRLFWAFALSVLPFSLMLISGEDSLGLLQTASIVAGAPLIIIFVMLMISFIRTLGDDRVKLEERHRAHKEKERRTLSISYAKRDKWWE, from the coding sequence ATGAAGAAATTTCGATTGATGGACTGGCCGACATTCATTGCGTCACTATTGATCCTGCTGTCGGTGGTCGTCCCGCTCATCGTTTTCCCTGAAGCGAGCCGGAATACGATCCTTCAGTTGAATGAATGGGTGACCACGGGACTTGGGGCGGTGTATCTGGCAGTCGGTCTTGCGGTATTCTTTTTCGTCCTCTATATCGCATTCGGCAAATATGGACAGGTGACACTCGGTAAGGAATCCGATGAGCCTGAATTCGGCACTTTCAGCTGGGCGGCCATGCTGTTCTGTGCGGGTATCGGCTCGAGCATCCTGTACTGGGGCGTCATCGAGTGGGTCTACTATTATCAGGCACCACCGTTCCATCTGGATCCTGCAAGCGAAGAAGCGATCAATTATGCGACTACATATGGAATATTCCACTGGGGACCGATCGCGTGGGCGATATATGTACTGCCCGCTTTGCCGATCGCATACTCCCTATACGTCAAGAAAAGACCGATACTGAAGATCAGTCTGGCATGTGAACCGATACTCGGGAAATATACCACCAGATGGCCCGGAAAACTGATCGATGTGCTGTTCATCTTCGGTCTGCTGGGCGGTGCTGGTACGACACTCGGCCTTGCGACACCGATGATTGCAGCAGGTATGGAATCACTGTTCGGCATCGATGGGGAAGGGGCGGCCCTGCGGCTGGGAATCCTGATTGCAGCGACGGTAATCTTTGCGGTCAGCTCCTACTCGGGACTCAAGCGCGGCATCAAAGTGCTCAGCGACATCAACCTGTGGCTGACCTTCATTCTGCTTGGGTTCGTCTTCATCGTCGGACCGACGGTCTTCATCATGGAGACGACGGTTTCAAGCGTGGGCCTCATGATCAAGGACTTCTTCAGGATGGCTACATGGCTTGAACCGTTCGGCGGCTACGGCGATGTGCCTGAAACATCGTTCCCACAGAGCTGGACCGTGTTCTACTGGGCATGGTGGCTCGTCTATGCGCCATTCGTCGGGCTCTTCATTGCACGAATTTCGAAAGGCCGCAGGCTGAAGGAGGTCGTGCTCGGCACACTGCTTTATGGTACGCTCGGCTGTGCGCTGTTCTTCGGCATCCTCGGAAACTACGGCCTATGGCTGGAACTTTCCGGAACATTCTCCGTCACGGAAGTGCTCAATAACCAAAGCGGGGAAGCGGCAATCATGGCAGTCATCGGCCAGCTGCCATTCGGCAAGCTGACCACAGCGGTATTCGTACTTACTGCACTCATCTACCTGGCGACTACATTCGATTCCGGTTCCTACATCCTTTCTGCAACGACTCAGACCGAAGTCGATGGGGAGCCGTACAGATGGAACCGCCTCTTCTGGGCATTCGCACTATCCGTACTGCCGTTCTCGCTGATGCTCATCAGCGGTGAGGACTCACTCGGCCTGCTGCAGACGGCATCCATTGTGGCCGGTGCGCCTCTGATCATCATATTCGTCATGCTGATGATATCGTTCATACGGACGCTCGGTGACGACCGGGTCAAACTCGAAGAGCGGCATAGGGCACATAAGGAAAAAGAAAGAAGAACACTCTCCATTTCGTATGCCAAACGAGACAAGTGGTGGGAATAG